In Nicotiana tabacum cultivar K326 chromosome 10, ASM71507v2, whole genome shotgun sequence, the DNA window cagccacatcgagcacctggaattccatagtaaattcaactgacCCTatggtgagctcaagcactatgtctacgactgaatccttccctccaccgtcgaatccccgaacgcaaatactattcttgtgaattctttcatcatccaccttcaacttgttcagggtggagagagggcaaatgtttgcactagacccattatcaaccagtaaccacggaatcttcgcatttcaccgtcaggtAGAGGGCTCTATTTTGCttagtaccctccacgggcaactcatcatcagaaaaagtgactctgtttacctcaaatatcttgctagctatcttttccaagtggtttactgagattttgccaggaacatgagcctcatttaagatcttcatcaaagcccggtggtgctcgtcggaatggatcaacaatgataataatgaaatatgagccggtgttttcctcaactgctccacaatggaatagtcttgcactttcatctttttcaaaaattcctctacttcttcctcggacacaactTTCTTTACCAACACTGGGTTGTCTTTGGAagttttagcttttctcaactcttcgggggcgaaGCATCTCctcgatcgagtcaaaccatgggtctcacacacttcttctttaacctcttttccctggtaagttactgtcactcgttcataattccacgagaccgttttgttgttgatcactgggagctgagttactggttttataataacaggctctgtgcgaacaccattcacgaccacaacaggtttataTTACAACCCCTGataccaccactttagctttaTCTGGTTTCACTGTGACAGCGCTTGACGACCCTTTCCCAGttaccacagctggcttattgtctacccttttcaactttgttttgcaataatttagataaaaatgcataacctgtttttatttatttctttagtgtttagtcatgtaattaatgctcccttattagtctatttattttagcatgacttagtacttttagattatgtttatttttattatggctttttaattagcaatatttatattacataattttattgtctttattattgaatattttaggataatgtcatgacacatctcatattttgtattattttcttggaaaatactttatatagttgtatcttactaggattaaagaaatattttgagcacaatttatatgttttgttctacgaagattttacaggaaaaaatctcgaaaaaacccgaaaaatctgaaaatccgagaaaacccgagaaaaatcgagaGTGAAAAAttcgagttttattggtttggtttggtctttagatttaataacccgacacaattggtttggtttggtaattgaaaaatccgaaccaacaagacctatgtacacccctacttcTTGTTATGGATATATGGTGCATTTTTGAGCTATGAAGACCCTTATATATAGCTATGGGAGCAAAAAATTTTGACAAGGACAACCTCCATTCCTTTGATTTGATTGGTTGACTTGAATCATCGGCCAATTATAGATTGAAGTAATAACAATGCCACATTTGATTAGTTAGAACATGTCACATTAGATTTGActtagcatgtcatgttattttgGCATGTCCTTAATCTTATTGACTCTTTTGTTTGACTTGGTATGTCACGTCATTTGAAATGTGACACCAAATTGGGCATTTAGGACTAAATGATATCTTGGGTTTTAACAAAGTTGGTTTATCAATTTGTATTCCAACTAAATGGGCTTACCCCAATTGATTTattaaatccatatatatatattggacttatacaATCAATCCAAGGGAATTTGGCCTAAATACATGTTCATCCCAATCACTTAAGCTAAAAATAGTTCGCGGATATAATATATAATTTACCTTATATATAAtattgtataatttatgtataccgaTTAGAAAAAAATCCGGCCGTGTAAAGATCTCGTTTGGCATGTATAATATCCAATCCGCCTACTTAATGACTATAAATAACCCAATTTCCATTTATTGATCCTTACAATGTGATTACAAAATCAAAATTAGTATTGATCCAACGTATACCAAAATTAATTACATCAAAAACTGAAGGGTTAACACCTAACGGGTGTTAACTACTTCAAGGGGTTGGTGGAGTTAGTTGTTAGATCACTAGGATTCAAAGGGTTGACACCTTTAACATTGCCAATAGGATCATATGAGCAGACAATATAAACACCCTTTTGATCACTGCAATAAACGAAGCCACTGCATCCAACTTTCTTTGTAGTTTTCCATACAACATTCAAGTAATGCCCACATTCACATCCTTGCTTTTCAGGTTGGCATTTGCAAACATTATTTACCTCATCAAAAAACTTCTTTTCTGAGAACCATTTTTGCACTACACCAGTTGGAGGTGTCTCTTTGTATAGTTGCCAGAAGATGTTCTCTCCATATGGCCCGGTTGAATGTTGCCTGTAAATGTAAATTTATGAAGACGAATTTAGGATTTGAACTTTATGTGTTTAGATTCAAGAGTTACACCACATTGTATCTAATTTAATAAGTTTAAAATCTATCATTTGTACATATTTAGTGAGTTTTTTGATAGATATACAGGGTTTTATACGAAACTATAGATTTAGATGAACTCATAGCTTCTATGGAAAATGGTCAAATATATCACTCTACTTTCAtaaattgtttaattatatcttccGTTATACTATCCAACTCTTAAAGCCCCTAACGTTATACTTTGGACCAGATATGTCCTTATTTTGGACGGAATGACACGTGTCTTTTCAGATTAAGTTGACCCGTCCTTTTTTTTAACCAGATACACTTTTAAAAAAATCCACTACCCGACCCAAAAGTCCACCCCACTGCTCTTCTCTCTCCTCTTTTCCTCCTTTCTTCTCCCTCACCTCACTGTTGTAACCATGGTCGGAATATCCACCGGCGAACTTGTCGTAAACCATGGAGAACCTTCAAAGTTGTCACCTCGCaccttctcttttcctttctctaTACCTACAAACACATTTACATACAGATCTGGAGAAATACATACAAGAGGTCGGAGATCTGAAAATTTTGATTCCAGATTTTGGTGaatctaaacaaaaataaatttttccgaCGAGCAATGTACTCGAAACTTTCAGATCTCTAACTTTCAGAACTTGGGTGAAGTTATCAATTGAAATCCTTTTAAACAAGCTGATTCAAAAGTCATCATCCTGTTCTTGTGATTCAACCAAACTATTGGGAAATGGACCACCAGTAAAATTCAAGAAACATGAAGATGTTTCAAATTTATTATGCTTTCACACGATCCTTTATATGATATATCTCAAGAAACAATTTCAGAGGCAAGAATATGTATGACTTCCTTATGATATTCTATCTGCTTTAGAAGACGCAAGTTCCTAGTACATAAAATCTAAGATATGCTGGAAAATCTTATTCTAGTTTCGACAGTCACTATGGAGATTCCGGCGAAGGATTTAAAGAGGAGAGAGAAGAGCTGTGGGGTGGACTTTTGGGTAGGGTTGTGGACTTTTTAGTTGCTCAACCTTATTATCAAAAAATATGCATAGTTTCGTATTTATTCTAAATATTCATTCAGATATTCTTATTTAGGCGCGCTACAATTATGGAAgtaaatattcttccagatatttcattaaataaggaatcattgtagCATTAAAATTTCTTATTTAGATActtctaattattttttttctctttgaaaGATCAAATGACGTGAATAATCAGAGAGATAGAGTATGAAACCGGCTTTTGAAATTTGTTCCTATTTTCACCTAATCTTTCTGCTTATAGTCTCACTTAAACTTGTAGCTGAAAATATCGTTATATTTTTTTCCAT includes these proteins:
- the LOC107786546 gene encoding pathogenesis-related protein 1-like, translating into MSKAQIFLAPPIFLVFFNLLIFISSTEAASISFDWVQQEFLKAHNDLRSSVGVPPLQWDANLASFALDWATQRKQDCNYRQHSTGPYGENIFWQLYKETPPTGVVQKWFSEKKFFDEVNNVCKCQPEKQGCECGHYLNVVWKTTKKVGCSGFVYCSDQKGVYIVCSYDPIGNVKGVNPLNPSDLTTNSTNPLK